Proteins from a genomic interval of Treponema succinifaciens DSM 2489:
- a CDS encoding DUF3990 domain-containing protein produces MNKSILYHAGKEIVQFPEIRKSLYTKDFSWGFYCTNNWKQAVRWANRNNEKPVINFFDYTADESLSILKFDEMNDEWLEFIAHCRSGKTHNYDIVEGPMANDTVWNYVNDFIKGTITKKQFWVLAEFKHPTHQISFHTLSALNCLNFKKSEIVYDRRTEE; encoded by the coding sequence ATGAATAAAAGCATATTATATCATGCAGGCAAAGAAATTGTGCAGTTTCCAGAAATCCGAAAAAGTTTATACACAAAAGATTTTTCATGGGGATTTTATTGCACAAACAACTGGAAGCAAGCCGTTCGCTGGGCAAACAGAAACAATGAAAAGCCTGTAATAAATTTTTTTGATTATACTGCCGATGAATCTCTTTCAATTTTAAAATTCGATGAAATGAATGATGAATGGCTTGAATTCATTGCCCATTGCCGAAGCGGAAAAACTCACAATTACGATATTGTAGAAGGACCGATGGCAAACGACACAGTTTGGAATTACGTTAACGATTTTATAAAAGGCACAATTACAAAAAAACAGTTTTGGGTGCTTGCAGAATTCAAGCATCCTACGCACCAAATAAGCTTCCATACATTGTCGGCATTAAACTGCCTTAATTTCAAAAAAAGCGAGATTGTATATGACCGAAGAACAGAGGAATGA
- a CDS encoding AMP-dependent synthetase/ligase — protein MQTTTKTPWDFLSKYKDSDFSGEWPTVPEMFFITTKRFPERPCFTDFEGEGGSKNTLSYSQVEQKVKELASWLTEKGIQKGDRIAVSGKNSPQWGLVFLASLAAGATICPIDYALHEEEIKNLLNTAKPKFFFVDEEKFPTFDAQNAEYKVYSLSPKFPEKYVYSLKPNSIEHDFRSAKEDDLAAILFTSGTTGNPKGVMLTHKNLVSDAYIAQTRMDIFSTDVFYALLPIHHAYTMQAVFIESLSVGAEIVFGKSMAVSRLMKELREGQITMLLGVPLLFNKLLAGIMKGIKAKGPLVNGAIHAMMWISYIIKKVFKVNPGKTLFKSVLKQANIQSLRIAICGGGPLASSVFKIYNEMGIDFVQGYGLTETSPIIALNPISRFKIESVGQYFFPYMEMKILEPSADGIGEVAVKGPMVFKGYYNMEEETAKVFTPDGFFKTGDLGNLDSEGYLILAGRVKNMIVTEGGKNVYPEEIENAFQLFTDIAQITVRGYIADKATKSEQIEALVYASDDLFARLNINREASPLDESVKSEIEKIISKVNKELQPYARISKITMLEQPLEMTTTQKVKRGKISSNE, from the coding sequence ATGCAGACAACCACAAAGACACCTTGGGATTTTTTAAGCAAATACAAAGACAGCGACTTTTCAGGAGAATGGCCAACAGTTCCCGAAATGTTTTTTATAACAACAAAGCGATTTCCAGAAAGACCTTGCTTTACAGATTTTGAAGGCGAAGGCGGCTCAAAAAACACTCTTTCATATTCACAGGTAGAACAAAAAGTCAAGGAACTTGCTTCCTGGCTTACAGAAAAAGGAATTCAAAAAGGAGACAGAATCGCAGTAAGCGGAAAAAACTCTCCACAATGGGGACTTGTATTCCTCGCATCTCTTGCCGCCGGAGCTACAATCTGTCCTATAGATTACGCTCTCCATGAAGAGGAAATCAAAAATCTTTTGAACACAGCCAAGCCAAAATTCTTTTTTGTTGATGAAGAAAAGTTTCCAACCTTTGACGCACAAAATGCTGAATACAAAGTTTATTCGCTCAGCCCTAAGTTTCCAGAAAAATACGTTTACAGCTTAAAGCCCAATTCAATTGAACATGATTTCCGAAGCGCAAAAGAAGATGATCTTGCGGCAATTCTTTTTACAAGCGGAACAACAGGAAATCCAAAAGGCGTAATGCTCACCCACAAAAATCTTGTAAGCGATGCATATATCGCGCAGACCCGCATGGACATTTTTTCAACTGATGTTTTTTACGCGCTCCTTCCGATTCATCACGCTTACACAATGCAGGCGGTTTTCATAGAAAGCCTTTCCGTAGGAGCTGAAATCGTATTCGGAAAAAGCATGGCTGTTTCCCGGCTAATGAAAGAACTTCGCGAAGGACAAATCACAATGCTGCTTGGCGTTCCGCTTTTGTTCAATAAGCTGCTCGCAGGAATAATGAAAGGAATCAAGGCGAAAGGCCCGCTTGTAAACGGCGCAATCCATGCCATGATGTGGATTTCCTACATAATAAAAAAAGTTTTCAAAGTAAATCCCGGCAAGACACTTTTTAAAAGCGTGCTAAAACAAGCAAATATTCAGTCGCTAAGAATTGCAATCTGTGGCGGCGGACCTCTTGCTTCAAGCGTGTTCAAAATCTACAACGAAATGGGTATCGACTTTGTGCAAGGCTACGGACTTACAGAAACAAGCCCGATTATCGCATTGAACCCGATAAGCCGCTTTAAAATTGAAAGTGTCGGTCAGTATTTCTTTCCGTACATGGAAATGAAAATTCTTGAGCCTTCTGCGGATGGAATCGGAGAAGTAGCGGTAAAAGGTCCGATGGTTTTTAAAGGCTACTACAACATGGAAGAAGAAACCGCAAAAGTTTTTACTCCAGACGGATTCTTTAAAACCGGCGATCTTGGAAATCTAGACAGCGAAGGCTACCTTATTCTTGCAGGACGCGTAAAAAACATGATTGTTACAGAAGGTGGCAAAAACGTTTATCCGGAAGAAATTGAAAACGCATTCCAGCTTTTTACAGACATAGCACAAATCACAGTGCGCGGCTACATTGCAGACAAAGCAACAAAAAGCGAGCAAATCGAAGCCCTTGTCTATGCCAGCGACGACCTTTTTGCAAGACTGAATATAAACAGAGAAGCTTCTCCGCTAGACGAATCAGTAAAATCAGAAATTGAAAAAATAATCTCAAAAGTAAACAAGGAGCTTCAGCCTTACGCCCGCATCTCAAAAATCACAATGCTAGAACAGCCGCTCGAAATGACCACAACCCAAAAAGTAAAACGAGGAAAAATATCTAGCAATGAATAA
- a CDS encoding PEGA domain-containing protein, with protein MKFKKFFVSFISGLTLVVMCSSCVSSTRVNFNTDVDGATVYVDGEEIGTTPAQIKLSNAVWENPDVVIKKDGYRDLYTELNKEVKGVNLVCGLLLWWPSLLWVYGPKKNQNYMLSPLPVVQDTINE; from the coding sequence ATGAAGTTTAAGAAATTTTTTGTAAGCTTTATTTCAGGCTTAACATTAGTTGTTATGTGTTCATCTTGTGTTTCATCAACAAGAGTTAATTTTAACACAGATGTTGATGGGGCAACAGTATATGTGGATGGAGAAGAGATTGGAACAACTCCAGCTCAAATAAAACTGAGCAATGCTGTATGGGAAAATCCAGATGTTGTAATAAAAAAAGATGGATATAGAGATTTGTATACAGAATTAAATAAAGAAGTCAAAGGTGTTAACTTGGTATGCGGTTTATTGCTTTGGTGGCCTTCTTTGCTGTGGGTTTATGGTCCAAAGAAAAATCAAAATTATATGTTGTCTCCTCTTCCTGTAGTTCAAGACACAATAAATGAATAA